Proteins encoded within one genomic window of Actinomycetota bacterium:
- the rsgA gene encoding ribosome small subunit-dependent GTPase A, whose amino-acid sequence MKTHERWDEDDVRIRPGRTKSRPRTKERPAHTEAETGMVIAVDRGRFTVALSSASDEIAMGKQIFAIKSRELGRKGIVVGDLVALIGSDTSGTDDLARIVRRQERTSNLRRTADDVDPVERIIVANASQMAIVTSTADPEPSFGLIDRALVAAFDADIQPILIITKTDLASPEALYSMYGPLDLPVFTVTSRVPPEELREALSDELTVVLGHSGVGKSTLVNAIVPGSARSTGHVNTVTGKGRHTSTSALALALVGGGWIIDTPGIRSFGLAHVDPDQFIRAFPDLEPGIANCPRACSHDEPDCGLNEWIQQQPANVQDRLLSLRRLLTQPAPTAQSDAY is encoded by the coding sequence ATGAAGACCCACGAACGGTGGGATGAAGATGACGTGCGCATTCGTCCCGGCCGCACGAAGTCCAGGCCGCGGACTAAAGAACGACCGGCTCACACTGAAGCTGAAACCGGAATGGTCATCGCCGTTGATCGCGGTCGCTTCACTGTTGCGCTGAGTTCAGCCAGCGATGAAATCGCCATGGGGAAACAGATCTTCGCCATCAAGTCACGCGAACTGGGACGCAAGGGAATCGTCGTCGGTGATCTCGTTGCCCTCATTGGTTCTGACACTTCTGGCACCGATGACCTCGCGCGCATTGTTCGCAGACAGGAACGCACGTCGAATCTGCGTCGAACTGCCGACGATGTAGATCCGGTGGAACGCATCATCGTCGCCAACGCCAGCCAGATGGCCATAGTGACGTCGACGGCAGATCCCGAGCCTTCATTCGGCTTGATCGACCGAGCGCTCGTGGCGGCCTTCGATGCCGACATCCAACCAATCTTGATCATCACCAAGACTGATCTCGCCAGCCCTGAAGCCTTGTATTCGATGTACGGGCCACTCGACCTGCCGGTATTCACCGTGACGAGTCGGGTGCCGCCCGAAGAGCTGCGCGAGGCCTTGAGTGATGAACTCACCGTTGTGCTCGGCCATTCAGGCGTCGGTAAATCGACTCTCGTAAATGCGATCGTTCCGGGCTCAGCGCGAAGCACGGGTCACGTCAATACCGTGACCGGCAAGGGCCGACATACGTCAACCAGTGCCTTGGCCTTGGCTCTGGTAGGCGGTGGTTGGATCATCGACACTCCAGGCATTCGATCCTTCGGACTCGCGCATGTAGACCCGGACCAATTCATTCGCGCATTCCCAGATCTTGAGCCTGGGATCGCCAACTGTCCCCGCGCGTGCTCGCACGACGAGCCTGATTGCGGACTCAACGAGTGGATCCAACAGCAGCCAGCAAATGTGCAGGATCGCTTGCTGTCGCTTCGTCGACTCTTGACTCAACCGGCGCCGACAGCCCAATCTGACGCCTATTGA
- the aroA gene encoding 3-phosphoshikimate 1-carboxyvinyltransferase: protein MTAPSPLHWDAPRAVEPLHATVRIPGSKSATNRALVLAALSDGPSTIEQALDARDTRLMVAALQALGVGIQVSEISAVGNARVLVTPGRLLGPASIDVGLAGTVMRFVPAVAALATGEIHFDGDEGARRRPMATTLNALRALGVGIVGSDSLPFTVQGRGRLHGGEITIDASASSQFVSALLLVGACFGTGLTIRHVGDPVPSQPHIDMTISMLAEHGVTVEREDLNTWKVRPQPIKAVDRVIEPDLSNAAPFLAAALVTKGSITIPDWPTNTTQAGDALRDLLGAMGATIAHHVGGLTASMSGEIHGIDVDLSEVGELTPTLAALACLAVSESRFRGIGHLRGHESDRLAALTHEINHLGGDVVETADGLHIRPSFLHAGRFASYDDHRMATAGAVIGLRIGGVEVEDINTTDKTLPNFARRWVSMVEGSSMP, encoded by the coding sequence ATGACCGCTCCTTCGCCGCTGCATTGGGACGCGCCCCGGGCCGTCGAGCCGCTTCACGCCACGGTGCGTATCCCCGGTTCGAAATCTGCCACGAACCGAGCCCTGGTCTTGGCAGCCCTTTCCGACGGCCCAAGCACGATCGAGCAGGCACTTGATGCGCGCGATACGCGACTGATGGTCGCTGCCCTTCAGGCACTTGGTGTGGGGATCCAGGTGAGCGAGATCTCTGCAGTGGGCAACGCTCGTGTCCTGGTTACTCCGGGCCGCCTGCTTGGACCCGCAAGCATCGATGTTGGCCTTGCTGGAACCGTGATGAGATTCGTCCCAGCCGTAGCTGCATTGGCCACCGGTGAGATCCACTTCGATGGTGACGAGGGTGCGCGTCGACGGCCGATGGCAACGACCTTGAATGCCTTGCGCGCACTTGGGGTCGGGATCGTTGGATCTGACTCTCTGCCCTTCACAGTGCAGGGCAGAGGTCGGCTGCACGGCGGCGAGATCACGATCGATGCCTCGGCTTCGAGTCAATTTGTCTCGGCCCTGCTGCTTGTGGGAGCTTGCTTCGGTACAGGCCTAACGATCCGGCACGTCGGCGATCCGGTTCCAAGTCAGCCCCACATCGACATGACCATCAGCATGCTTGCTGAGCACGGCGTCACAGTGGAGCGAGAAGACCTCAACACCTGGAAGGTGCGACCTCAGCCGATCAAGGCCGTTGACCGAGTCATCGAGCCGGATCTCTCCAACGCTGCCCCCTTTCTTGCCGCAGCTCTGGTGACAAAAGGCTCAATCACGATCCCTGACTGGCCCACGAACACCACTCAGGCAGGCGACGCACTTCGCGATCTCCTCGGGGCCATGGGCGCAACAATCGCGCATCACGTGGGCGGACTGACCGCTTCAATGAGCGGCGAGATCCACGGCATCGATGTTGATCTCAGCGAAGTCGGTGAACTCACGCCTACCCTTGCGGCACTGGCCTGCCTGGCTGTGAGCGAGAGTCGTTTTCGCGGTATCGGACATCTGCGAGGTCACGAGAGCGATCGACTCGCCGCTCTCACGCACGAGATCAACCACCTCGGCGGCGATGTTGTCGAAACCGCCGACGGTCTGCATATTCGACCCAGTTTCCTACATGCCGGAAGGTTTGCCAGCTACGACGACCATCGCATGGCCACAGCTGGCGCAGTGATCGGACTTCGAATAGGCGGCGTCGAGGTAGAAGACATCAACACCACAGACAAGACCTTGCCCAACTTTGCTCGCAGGTGGGTTTCAATGGTCGAGGGCTCGTCGATGCCGTGA